A part of Pristiophorus japonicus isolate sPriJap1 chromosome 15, sPriJap1.hap1, whole genome shotgun sequence genomic DNA contains:
- the LOC139281006 gene encoding MAPK regulated corepressor interacting protein 2-like isoform X1, translated as MYTITRGPSRLATQRRTGPSQQIEAKPGCDIKQKPAGSMAAGGRGARSQPGAGEWAEHSQAGAVHGENTKPKLEELCPDRSGRVVGEAVPGQYPELILKPIRNDLL; from the exons ATGTACACCATCACCCGGGGACCCAGCAGGCTGGCCACGCAGCGGAGGACGG GTCCGTCCCAGCAGATTGAAGCTAAGCCCGGCTGCGACATCAAGCAGAAGCCGGCGGGGAG CATGGCAGCAGGTGGAAGAGGAGCTCGGAGCCAGCCAGGAGCCGGAGAATGGGCGGAGCACTCGCAGGCCGGTGCAGTACATGGAGAAAACACCAAACCAAAACTTGAAGA ACTTTGTCCCGATCGATCTGGAAGAGTGGTGGGCGAAGCAGTTCCTGGCCAATATCCAGAACTCATCCTAAAGCCCATCAGGAACGACCTCCTTTAA
- the LOC139281006 gene encoding MAPK regulated corepressor interacting protein 2-like isoform X2, with protein sequence MYTITRGPSRLATQRRTAWQQVEEELGASQEPENGRSTRRPVQYMEKTPNQNLKNFVPIDLEEWWAKQFLANIQNSS encoded by the exons ATGTACACCATCACCCGGGGACCCAGCAGGCTGGCCACGCAGCGGAGGACGG CATGGCAGCAGGTGGAAGAGGAGCTCGGAGCCAGCCAGGAGCCGGAGAATGGGCGGAGCACTCGCAGGCCGGTGCAGTACATGGAGAAAACACCAAACCAAAACTTGAAGA ACTTTGTCCCGATCGATCTGGAAGAGTGGTGGGCGAAGCAGTTCCTGGCCAATATCCAGAACTCATCCTAA
- the c15h8orf33 gene encoding UPF0488 protein C8orf33 homolog, translating to MEEAPNGTIQEELDWGVRQLQTGLFQLELSPQQVEEIRETLQSGSVPAVQERQAMSRVFGDYRTQMAREQKRLRQAARKLTPAAIPPRGAEDCGSGEHGKWAGSCSQSQSGFRFNFALPEGASDDPIGPTLSGLNSDPSDSRRQQQAGSGDVANEDRRQSTEQEKLKIFPGAESPEPGFKFNFAVSEAGAGRQRGNCTVGSVPAVQSTEARANPMLLSSHLAEHLRNLENTASKLSQKKKKNKEWSSKPAAEPVRDGERRSGDSDGRERNTAARGDGRCLSSEEQLRREVDWCIEQLELGLRTQKTNQKQADGALRALRTLRSGKAPLVKKRQVMRSIFGDYRKKMEDEREKQFTLMLAATKSADIKPVGEQTRSKILRKSVNKLAKGGDSPESGSVNPEGSTVECASERDTGDQGLFRFNFF from the exons ATGGAGGAG GCCCCAAATGGGACCATCCAGGAGGAGCTGGATTGGGGTGTTCGGCAGCTGCAGACCGGGCTTTTCCAGCTCGAGCTGTCACCACAGCAAG TGGAAGAGATCCGGGAGACTCTGCAGTCTGGGAGTGTGCCGGCAGTGCAGGAGAGGCAGGCGATGAGCCGTGTGTTTGGTGATTACCGCACCCAGATGGCGAGGGAACAGAAGAGGCTACGGCAAGCGG CTCGGAAGTTGACACCGGCAGCGATCCCACCGCGCGGTGCTGAGGACTGTGGGAGTGGGGAGCACGGGAAATGGGCCGGGAGCTGCAGCCAATCGCAGAGCGGCTTTCGGTTCAACTTCGCACTGCCCGAGGGGGCGAGCGATGATCCCATTGGTCCAACTCTCAGCGGCCTGAACTCTGACCCCTCAGATTCCCGCAGGCAGCAGCAGGCTGGGAGCGGTGACGTTGCAAACGAAGATCGTCGCCAGAGCACCGAGCAGGAAAAACTGAAAATCTTTCCCGGAGCAGAGAGCCCAGAGCCCGGTTTTAAGTTTAATTTTGCAGTCTCCGAGGCGGGTGCTGGACGGCAGCGTGGGAACTGCACCGTGGGATCTGTGCCTGCGGTTCAGAGCACGGAGGCCAGGGCCAATCCCATGTTGCTGAGCTCTCATCTGGCCGAACACCTCCGGAACCTTGAAAATACAGCCTCCAAACTCTCACAGAAGAAGAAGAAAAATAAAGAGTGGAGCAGCAAGCCTGCGGCCGAGcctgtgagagacggagagaggcggAGCGGCGACAGTGATGGGAGAGAGAGGAACACTGCAGCTCGGGGAGATGGGCGCTGCCTG TCTTCGGAAGAGCAGCTCCGGCGGGAAGTGGACTGGTGCATTGAGCAGCTGGAGCTCGGGCTGCGCACTCAGAAAACCAACCAAAAACAAG CTGATGGGGCCCTGCGTGCACTGAGAACCCTGCGCAGCGGGAAAGCGCCACTTGTGAAGAAGCGACAGGTGATGAGATCCATCTTCGGAGACTACAGGAAGAAGATGGAGGATGAGCGGGAGAAACAGTTCACACTGATGTTGGCAG CTACAAAATCTGCCGACATCAAACCAGTAGGAGAGCAGACAAGGAGCAAAATCTTACGGAAATCTGTGAACAAATTGGCGAAGGGTGGGGATTCCCCTGAATCTGGCTCCGTGAATCCCGAGGGGAGCACAGTTGAGTGTGCGAGCGAACGTGACACGGGAGACCAAGGTCTCTTCCGGTTTAATTTCTTCTGA